Proteins from a genomic interval of Vibrio casei:
- a CDS encoding VWA domain-containing protein, which produces MADFQFLYPNWFYASIPALILCGWLYSKPQRTSLIASHLTQQLGLDKRQSHRSIVSIISTAWLIAIIALASPSFQKQEVPSFGVNNARVIVMDMTLSMYATDIAPNRLAQARYKVMDLLPALKEGSTGLIAYSGDGYMISPLTSDTNTLASLIPNLSPDIMPVRGSNAAAGVKKAISMLTQAGHQQGDIILVADDISTKETRDIQDLLNGTNWQLSVMSVGTPQGAPIRLPNGDMFTSNGTTVVAKTNVKGLQALAKAGNGVYTPLRADDRDIQTLTAALDHVELKTTKENKGSPELEVHINNGFWLLPILLLLALGAFRRGGIFCLAAILSFPLLQPHDAYAAAAEPTKMEPGFNLNSAFKTRDQQGYEAYQAKAYNNAAALFVDKKWKGIAQYQAGDFQGAIQSFTGLNDVQSRYNLASSQAQANLLNEAKAGYEAILESNPDFTDAKKDLDIVEKALQQQQKQKQKQKQDKSKEQQSKDNQSKDQQSQDKQSQNNQGNQSNKNDSSPDSQENQSQQEQGQQNQTKKNQSDQKKPNQQQSQQNPKQNQSGNSQQNQQENGKNSDQADNKSTSDNSNNSDNNSDKNQKQQKQKAQQAAQANQSDQDKLQEQKKQQAMKAQQDPNANPQAGNTVAVDTQLKKLEQIPDNAKRLLQAQMALEAQQNPEPQTNSQQW; this is translated from the coding sequence ATGGCTGATTTTCAATTTCTTTACCCTAATTGGTTTTATGCCTCAATACCCGCACTAATTTTATGTGGTTGGTTATATTCAAAGCCACAGCGCACAAGCTTAATTGCATCACATCTAACCCAACAACTCGGTTTAGATAAACGTCAATCACATCGTTCTATCGTGAGTATTATCAGCACCGCTTGGCTTATTGCCATTATTGCACTGGCTAGCCCAAGCTTCCAAAAGCAAGAAGTACCGAGCTTTGGTGTGAATAATGCACGCGTTATTGTCATGGACATGACTTTATCAATGTACGCCACCGATATTGCACCAAATCGTTTAGCTCAAGCCCGATATAAAGTCATGGATTTATTACCCGCTTTGAAAGAAGGTTCAACGGGTCTTATCGCTTATTCTGGCGATGGCTACATGATTAGCCCTCTCACTAGCGATACCAACACACTTGCCAGTTTAATTCCTAACTTATCGCCAGATATTATGCCGGTAAGAGGCAGTAATGCGGCCGCTGGGGTGAAAAAAGCCATCTCGATGCTCACACAAGCTGGGCATCAACAAGGTGATATTATCCTCGTCGCCGATGACATTAGCACAAAAGAAACTCGGGATATTCAAGACTTATTGAATGGCACTAATTGGCAATTGTCTGTTATGTCTGTTGGCACTCCGCAAGGCGCACCCATTCGTTTGCCGAATGGAGACATGTTTACCAGTAACGGTACGACTGTGGTTGCTAAAACCAATGTTAAAGGTTTACAGGCCCTAGCAAAAGCAGGTAACGGCGTTTATACCCCACTTCGTGCCGACGATAGGGATATTCAAACCTTAACCGCCGCTTTAGATCACGTTGAGTTAAAAACCACCAAAGAAAACAAAGGATCACCTGAATTGGAAGTACACATTAATAATGGATTTTGGCTACTGCCTATTTTATTACTTCTGGCTTTAGGCGCTTTTCGTCGTGGTGGTATTTTCTGCTTAGCCGCCATATTAAGCTTTCCGCTCCTTCAACCACATGATGCCTATGCGGCAGCAGCAGAGCCCACTAAAATGGAGCCTGGATTCAATCTTAACTCCGCTTTTAAAACTCGTGATCAACAAGGTTACGAGGCTTATCAAGCTAAAGCTTATAACAATGCTGCCGCTTTATTTGTTGATAAAAAATGGAAAGGTATCGCGCAATATCAAGCCGGTGACTTCCAAGGAGCCATTCAATCGTTCACGGGTTTAAATGATGTACAGTCTCGCTATAACTTAGCAAGCTCTCAGGCACAAGCTAACTTACTTAATGAAGCCAAAGCTGGTTATGAGGCCATCTTAGAAAGCAATCCGGACTTTACCGATGCAAAAAAAGATTTAGACATTGTAGAGAAAGCATTACAGCAACAACAGAAACAGAAACAGAAACAGAAACAAGACAAATCTAAAGAGCAGCAGTCAAAGGACAATCAATCCAAAGACCAACAATCTCAAGATAAGCAATCACAGAACAATCAAGGTAATCAATCCAATAAAAATGATTCTAGTCCGGACTCACAAGAAAACCAATCGCAGCAAGAGCAAGGTCAGCAGAATCAAACAAAGAAAAATCAATCTGATCAGAAAAAACCGAATCAGCAGCAGTCACAGCAGAACCCTAAACAGAATCAATCAGGAAATTCGCAGCAAAACCAGCAAGAAAATGGCAAGAATAGCGATCAGGCCGATAATAAATCGACCAGTGATAACTCAAATAACTCAGATAACAACAGCGATAAAAATCAAAAACAACAGAAACAAAAAGCGCAGCAAGCAGCTCAAGCAAATCAATCTGATCAAGACAAACTGCAAGAGCAAAAAAAGCAACAAGCCATGAAGGCGCAACAAGATCCTAATGCTAACCCCCAAGCTGGTAATACGGTTGCCGTTGATACTCAACTCAAAAAATTAGAGCAAATTCCAGATAACGCAAAACGTTTATTACAAGCTCAAATGGCGCTTGAAGCACAACAAAATCCAGAACCACAAACCAATAGTCAACAATGGTAG